From the Purpureocillium takamizusanense chromosome 6, complete sequence genome, one window contains:
- a CDS encoding UDP-glucose 6-dehydrogenase (EggNog:ENOG503NWU3~COG:G~COG:T), translated as MPSLPEAVVDSVQRLGLNGSTEHTNGSSNGNVKVRTICCVGAGYVGGPTAAVIAFQNPHIKVTVVDRDTTRIRRWNSRHPPIYEPGLHDIVRIARDGGREASFSNEPASDSEGSSADEGETVVPPRPGNLFFTTDVATSIAEADIVLVSVNTPTKERGVGAGSATDMTAFEAVTGVVAQYAREGAIIVEKSTVPCRTAQLVADTLSMHRPGVRFEILSNPEFLAAGTAVNDLLYPDRILIGSAPTPSGKKAAEALVSVYAAWVPRERILTTNVWSSELAKLVANSMLAQRISSINSISAVCEQTGADVDEVAKAIGVDPRIGNKFLMAGIGFGGSCFKKDVLNLVYLADTMGLPEVGEYWRQVVKMNEYARDRFTNRVIRCLNNTLVGKKITILGYAFKKNTSDTREAPALEMIKTLLEERPREVAVFDPCCNPLVVKKEILDLLGAEVSQRVHVYSNAYDACEGSTAVVIATEFDEFRNQPAPKPAPALAPEAAPKMIGRKPNPKSDPRPFKGSSPTENELLALHKHLVQRPSETSADPLDRFNVEPSCEADCPDCITERESEKTGEATGMGSAEEYKPKERLDWVRIAGSMAKPRWVFDGRGVIDSREMVKLGVRVESVGRQHRF; from the exons ATGCCTTCACTTCctgaggccgtcgtcgactcggtcCAGAGGCTCGGCCTCAACGGCTCGACGGAACACACCAACGGCTCCTCCAATGGCAACGTCAAAGTCCGCACTATCTGCTGCGTCGGCGCTGGCTATGTCG GTGGCCCGactgccgccgtcatcgccttCCAGAATCCGCACATCAAGGTGACGGTCGTCGATAGAGACACGACCCGCATCCGCCGCTGGAACTCGCGCCACCCTCCCATCTACGAGCCCGGCCTCCACGACATTGTGCGCATAGCCCGCGATGGTGGCCGCGAGGCGTCCTTCTCCAACGAGCCCGCGTCCGACAGCGAGGGAtcctcggccgacgagggtGAGACTGTCgtcccgccccgccccggcaACCTCTTCTTCACCACCGATGTCGCCACGAGCATCGCCGAGGCAgacatcgtcctcgtctccgTCAACACCCCCACCAAGGAGCGCggtgtcggcgccggcagcgccacTGACATGACCGCCTTCGAGGCCGTCACCGGCGTTGTTGCCCAGTACGCGCGCGAGGGTGCCATTATCGTCGAGAAGAGCACCGTCCCATGCCGGACggcccagctcgtcgccgataCC CTGTCCATGCATAGACCCGGCGTCCGCTTCGAGATCCTGTCCAACCCCGAGTTCCTGGCTGCCGGCACGGCCGTCAACGACCTGCTGTACCCCGACCGCATCCTCATCGGCTCTGCGCCTACACCGTCGGGCaaaaaggccgccgaggcgctggtcAGCGTCTATGCTGCCTGGGTTCCGCGCGAGCGCATCCTTACGACCAATGTCTGGTCCtcggagctggccaagctggtCGCCAACTCGATGCTGGCACAGCGCATCTCCAGCATCAACTCCATTTCGGCCGTCTGCGAGcagacgggcgccgacgtggacgaggtggCCAAAGCCATTGGTGTCGACCCGCGAATCGGCAACAAGTTCCTCATGGCTGGTATCGGCTTCGGCGGTAGCTGCTTCAAGAAGGACGTCTTGAACTTGGTCTACCTGGCCGACACCATGGGCCTGCCCGAGGTGGGCGAGTACTGGCGGCAGGTGGTCAAGATGAACGAGTACGCGCGTGACCGCTTCACCAACCGCGTCATCCGGTGCCTCAACAACACCTTGGTCGGCAAGAAGATCACCATTCTCGGCTATGCTTTCAAGAAGAACACGTCGGACACGCGCGAGGCGCCCGCGCTGGAGATGATCAAGACCCTGCTGGAGGAGCGACCCAGGGAGGTTGCCGTGTTTGACCCATGCTGCAACCCACTGGTGGTCAAGAAGGAGATTCTGgacctcctcggcgccgaggtcagCCAGCGCGTCCACGTCTATAGCAACGCGTATGACGCCTGCGAGGGCAgcacggccgtcgtcatcgccaccgaGTTTGACGAGTTCCGAAACCAGCCCGCCCCCAAgccggcaccggcgctggccccggaggcggcgcccaagaTGATTGGGCGCAAGCCAAACCCCAAGTCGGACCCGCGGCCGTTCAAGGGCTCGTCACCGACGGAGAACGAATTGCTGGCCCTGCACAAGCACCTGGTGCAGCGTCCGAGCGAGACTTCAGCCGACCCCCTGGACAGGTTCAACGTCGAGCCGAGCTGCGAGGCGGACTGCCCCGACTGCATCACGGAGCGCGAGAGcgagaagacgggcgaggccacGGGCATGGGCAGCGCAGAGGAGTACAAGCCCAAGGAGCGACTCGACTGGGTGCGCATCGCCGGGTCCATGGCCAAGCCGCGGTGGGTGTttgacggccgaggcgtcaTCGACTCGCGGGAGATGGTCAAGCTCGGCGTAAGAGTCGAGagcgtcggccgccagcaccgctTCTGA
- a CDS encoding uncharacterized protein (SECRETED:SignalP(1-25~SECRETED:cutsite=ASA-GN~SECRETED:prob=0.4856)~EggNog:ENOG503PXZ8), with amino-acid sequence MKAAPHHAAGLTAAAAVLLAAVASAGNALPPDSIPLRCATICGPMVELTALCSVPSPGRMAKRRRVDNLATPGRQQNHRTASIATTAATEQAEEKGEGAEGSVEVAGVAGDAGDDSGVGELEKRSFVTIVAPPTSLPPGFTVSTPDTTPSSSEAWTAQQGVVVSPRISRVTPVISTRARQPDQYITTTPTPGAPPSPIGVSTTGLALGADGPPRGSTVNSPVMPSSAAPTSQQSLPDDDGGDDSTATPPPPPPPPPPPTTVTTTAATATSVADAVTKGPSPGGSNMGMEQDGHGGNGGNGDGDGDGDAPDPEEECVCKNRSFDVAQVAGLCADCIMQGGDLHNNMNIIMATCNFPKVGYSPARDSIAVNVNVKAIRPPGNGTASSGGSGPCVDAVAAAGRAALVAAAVVALAVGGGVFG; translated from the exons ATGAAAGCAGCGccgcaccacgccgccgggctgaccgccgccgccgccgtgctgctcgcggccgtggcctcggcgggcaaCGCGCTCCCGCCGGACAGCATCCCGCTGCGGTGCGCGACGATATGCGGGCCCATGGTCGAGCTGACGGCGCTGTGCAGCGTGCCGTCCCCCGGCAGGATggcgaagcggcggcgcgtcgacAATTTAGCGACAccggggcggcagcagaaTCACAGGACGGCTTCGAttgcgacgacggcggcgacggagcaggcggaggagaaaggggagggggcggaaGGATCGGTCGAGGTCGCGGGCGTGGCCGGTGATGCCGGTGACGATAGTGGtgtcggcgagctggaaAAGAGGTCGTTTGTGACCAttgtggcgccgccgacgtcgctcCCGCCCGGGTTCACGGTGTCGACGCCGGATACTActccgtcgtcatccgaGGCCTGGACCGCCcagcagggcgtcgtcgtctcgccgcggATATCGAGGGTCACGCCCGTGATatcgacgcgcgcgcggcagccAGACCAATacatcaccaccactccCACGCCCGGAGCGCCCCCCTCGCCCATCGGCGTCAGCACGACGGGGCTGGCCctgggcgccgacgggccgccgcggggctcGACCGTGAATTCGCccgtgatgccgtcgtcagcgGCGCCAACGAGCCAGCAATCCTTAcccgatgatgatggcggcgacgactctacggcgacgccgccgccgccaccgccgccaccgccgccgccgacgacggttacgacgacagcggctACTGCTACAAGTGTGGCTGATGCGGTGACCAAGGGTCCTTCTCCGGGCGGTAGCAACATGGGCATGGAGCaggacggccacggcggcaacggcggcaacggcgatggAGATGGGGACGGAGACGCTCCGGACCCGGAGGAGGAGTGCGTGTGCAAGAACCGCAGCTtcgacgtcgcgcaggtGGCCGGGCTGTGCGCCGACTGCATcatgcagggcggcgacctgcaCAACA ACATGAACATCATCATGGCAACGTGCAACTTCCCCAAGGTCGGCTACTCCCCCGCCAGGGACAGCATCGCCGTCAACGTCAACGTCAAGGCGATCCGCCCTCCCGGCAACGGcacggcctcgtccggcGGCTCGGGGCCTTGCGtggacgccgtcgccgccgctgggcgcgccgcgctggtggcagcggcggtggtggctcTAGCCGTGGGCGGGGGCGTGTTTGGTTGA
- a CDS encoding uncharacterized protein (EggNog:ENOG503NVQP~COG:T), with amino-acid sequence MHLILTGATGLVGSSALDAMLKAKDVTKISILSRKPVPMAEARRDPRVSVILHRDFGTYDAQLLDRLRDADGCVWALGISQTKVSADEYVKITKDYTLAAARSFATLRSSPSSSSSSPSPPSSGSDTGGAKQQQQQQQQQQHQQQNRPFRFIYVSGEGATQSPGRFSAIFARVKGETEQALADLTRELSSRLQADSVRPAFVDASRHDAIKPYIPDPGALYRAGMVPLGPLIRTAFRGMHSPTEQLGAFLTQMATGKLDGDLEGPGAFKLGPSWVIENVGLRRIMGL; translated from the coding sequence ATGCACCTCATTCTCaccggcgccaccggcctcgtcggctcgtcggccctcgacgccatgctcaaggccaaggacgtgACCAAAATCTCCATCCTCAGCCGCAAGCCCGTGCCCATGGCCGAGGCCCGGCGCGACCCGCGCGTCAGCGTCATCCTGCACCGCGACTTCGGGACGTACGACGCCCAGCTGCTCGAccggctgcgcgacgccgacggctgcgTCTGGGCCCTCGGCATCAGCCAGACAAAGGTCTCGGCAGACGAGTACGTCAAGATCACCAAGGACTATaccctcgcggccgcccgctcctTTGCCACGCTGCGCTCGTctccctcttcttcgtcctcctctccatctcctccctcctccggTAGCGACACCGGCGGCGCaaagcaacagcagcagcagcaacaacaacaacaacatcaacagCAAAACAGGCCCTTCCGCTTCATCTACGtctcgggcgagggcgccaccCAGTCCCCCGGCCGCTTCTCCGCCATCTTCGCCCGCGTcaagggcgagacggagcaggccctcgccgacctgaCGCGCGAGCTGTCCTCCCGCCTGCAGGCCGACTCGGTGCGCCCGGCCTTTGTCGACGCCTCGCGccacgacgccatcaagcCGTACATCCCGGACCCGGGCGCGCTCTACCGCGCCGGCATGGTGCCCCTGGGCCCGCTCATCCGCACCGCCTTTCGGGGCATGCACTCGCCCaccgagcagctcggcgccttCCTGACGCAAATGGCCACGggcaagctcgacggcgacctcgagggGCCCGGGGCGTTCAAGCTGGGCCCATCGTGGGTCATTGAGAATGTCGGCCTCCGGCGCATCATGGGCCTGTAA
- a CDS encoding uncharacterized protein (SECRETED:SignalP(1-30~SECRETED:cutsite=ARA-GE~SECRETED:prob=0.9125)), translating to MMGDTSRRGGPSWAKLAALAALLAAPAARAGEPEHHPHYVSTVEVVVTTYLEYGACANLCPIGFKTMLEKPTTHDQHHATTTCGCEDDHPHESHHESHSYHPSTPHNHTTPVKTTPTAPHHTHPDPTHPHYSHPDHTPPPHSTPSSGHPPPPYHPPSSEHPPPPYHPPSSNHPPPPPYTTPGYHHPPPGDNYPPPGDYYPPPGDDYYPPPGGDDWPPSGDYPFPGKAPGKAPGKGKPHHGDGKDDDDGEQCYGSDKTAFCVGPDGHVVGASGHEIIDHFLGDP from the coding sequence ATGATGGGCGacaccagccgccgcggcggccccagctgggccaagctcgccgccctggccgctctcctggccgcgccggcagcccGAGCCGGCGAGCCCGAGCATCACCCGCACTACGTCTCGacggtcgaggtcgtcgtcaccacgTATCTCGAGTACGGTGCCTGCGCCAACCTCTGCCCCATCGGCTTCAAGACCATGCTCGAGAAGCCCACCACCCATGACCAGCATcacgccacgacgacgtgtGGTTGCGAGGACGACCACCCGCACGAGAGCCACCACGAGTCGCACTCGTATCATCCTTCCACGCCACACAACCACACGACCCCCGTGAAGACGACGCCTACCGCGCCGCATCACACCCACCCGGATCCCACGCATCCCCATTACAGTCACCCGGATCACACTCCTCCCCCTCACAGCACCCCGTCCAGCGGGcatcctcccccgccgtACCACCCGCCTTCCAGCGAGCATCCCCCGCCTCCCTACCACCCTCCCTCCAGCAACcaccctccgcctcctccgtaCACGACCCCCGGTTACCATCACCCTCCGCCCGGCGACAACTATCCTCCTCCCGGTGACTACTATCCGCCTCCCGGTGACGACTACTACCCACcccctggcggcgacgactggCCTCCCTCTGGCGACTATCCTTTTCCCGGCAAGGCTCCCGGCAAGGCTcccggcaagggcaagcctCATCATGGCGATGgaaaggacgacgacgatggtgaaCAGTGCTATGGTTCGGACAAAACCGCCTTCTGCGTCGGGCCCGATGGACACGTCGTGGGAGCTTCTGGCCACGAAATCATCGACCACTTTCTCG